A stretch of the Vicia villosa cultivar HV-30 ecotype Madison, WI unplaced genomic scaffold, Vvil1.0 ctg.000177F_1_1, whole genome shotgun sequence genome encodes the following:
- the LOC131625000 gene encoding uncharacterized protein LOC131625000 encodes MGHLIACAYDMVCIHLTRYGFSETFFPLRIAPPTNSNARIMCNGWLSKANHCVQLYLKPGFPIPPTSPEWDLHHIEDVETWSDLFVDRMHEFERLNNIEKEANKEKSKLEPPIHLAGDGSFDVFSSF; translated from the coding sequence AtgggacatcttattgcatgcgCCTATGATATGGTGTGCATTCATTTGACGCGTTATGGTTTTTCGGAAACCTTTTTCCCACTCAGAATCGCACCACCTACAAATTCAAATGCTCGCATTATGTGTAATGGATGGCTTTCAAAAGCGAATCACTGTGTGCAACTTTACTTGAAACCAGGATTCCCCATACCACCTACGTCACCGGAATGGGATCTTCATCATATCGAAGATGTCGAAACGTGGTCGGATCtttttgttgataggatgcacGAATTCGAAAGATTGAACAACATCGAGAAAGAAGCAAATaaggaaaagtcaaaattggaaccaCCAATACATTTAGCCGGTGACGGTTCTTTTGATGTATTTTCTAGTTTCTaa
- the LOC131625001 gene encoding uncharacterized protein LOC131625001 yields the protein MPKAIIMDRDTALMNAVAKVFASFNALLCRYHIACNMRSKVKPVVGVKQVETEGGKPVKPEVVVDQIMDAWACIASSSTKELYADAVLQFRKVCEKYPDLLKYVESTILDKVKEKFVCAWTNNVRHLGNTTTNRVESAHVTLKNWLGNSKGDLCQDWDTINLMIKNQHNEIQTSFGQRIIVLEHRFKDNILYSQLIGNMSQARLNYIFHEAKRGEIFGGDSAKCGCTITMTYGLLCACVITKKVRLGELIRMDKVTPHWKRLSFDDDGYIEGEKSNISITSELETIHESFSKADDNMKLYIKEH from the coding sequence ATGCCTAAGGCGATTATTATGGACCGCGATACCGCTTTGATGAATGCAGTTGCAAAGGTATTTGCTTCTTTTaatgcattactttgtcgatatcacataGCATGTAAtatgagaagtaaggttaaacccgTTGTGGGGGTGAAACAAGTAGAGACCGAAGGTGGTAAACCGGTGAAGCCCGAAGTGGTTGTTGaccaaataatggatgcatgggcATGTATTGCAAGCTCTTCGACAAAAGAATTATACGCCGATGCCGTATTGCAATTTCGAAAAGTATGTGAAAAGTATCctgatttattgaaatatgttgaaagcaccattcttgacaaGGTGAAAGAGAAGTTTGTTTGTGCATGGACTAATAATGTCCGACACCttgggaatacaaccaccaaTAGAGTTGAGTCGGCACATGTTACTTTGAAAAATTGGTTGGGTAATAGCAAGGGTGATTTGTGTCAAGATTGGGACACCATAAATCTCATGATTAAAAACCAACACAATGAGATACAAACCTCGTTCGGTCAGAGAATTATTGTGTTGGAGCATCGATTTAAGGACAACATCCTTTACTCTCAATTGATCGGCAATATGTCTCAGGCCAGATTGAACTATATCTTTCACGAGGCCAAACGAGGTGAAATTTTTGGTGGCGATAGCGCAAAATGTGGTTGCACTATTACTATGACGTATGGTCTCCTGTGTGCTTGTGTTATTACTAAAAAGGTGAGACTAGGCGAGCTAATAAGAATGGATAAAGTCACTCCTCATTGGAagagacttagttttgatgatgatggttacATCGAAGGAGAAAAATCGAATATCTCTATTACTTCCGAATTGGAGACGATACATGAGAGTTTTTCGAAGGCCGATGACAACATGAAACTATACATCAAAGAGCACTAG
- the LOC131625015 gene encoding nuclear transcription factor Y subunit B-3-like has translation MADSDNDSGGPHGGGSSAHGSEMSPREQDRFLPIANVSRIMKKALPANAKISKDAKETVQECVSEFISFITGEASDKCQREKRKTINGDDLLWAMTTLGFEEYVEPLKGYLQRFREMEGEKTVVARDKDAPQGSNSVNNSSFESGGNYGAGMMMHQGHVYGSGGFHQVMGKGGPGYPGPGPGPNTGRPR, from the coding sequence ATGGCGGACTCCGACAACGATTCCGGTGGTCCGCACGGCGGCGGTTCAAGCGCTCACGGCAGCGAGATGTCCCCGAGAGAACAAGACCGTTTCCTTCCGATAGCGAACGTAAGCAGAATCATGAAGAAAGCACTTCCGGCGAACGCGAAGATCTCAAAGGACGCCAAAGAAACAGTTCAAGAGTGCGTTTCAGAGTTCATCAGCTTCATCACCGGTGAAGCCTCAGACAAGTGCCAGCGCGAGAAGCGAAAGACGATCAACGGCGACGATTTGCTGTGGGCGATGACGACGCTAGGCTTCGAGGAGTACGTGGAGCCTCTCAAAGGCTACCTTCAGAGGTTTAGGGAGATGGAAGGGGAGAAGACGGTGGTGGCGCGTGACAAGGACGCGCCTCAAGGTTCTAATAGTGTAAACAACAGTTCGTTTGAGAGTGGTGGTAATTATGGTGCGGGAATGATGATGCATCAAGGACACGTGTATGGTTCTGGTGGATTTCATCAAGTTATGGGTAAGGGTGGGCCTGGGTATCCCGGGCCTGGGCCTGGACCTAATACTGGTAGGCCCAGATAG